One window from the genome of Aptenodytes patagonicus chromosome 4, bAptPat1.pri.cur, whole genome shotgun sequence encodes:
- the SFRP2 gene encoding secreted frizzled-related protein 2 has protein sequence MQRRLCALLLLASQCMGSAAGLFPFGEPDFSYKRSNCKPIPAPMLLCRGIEYQSMRLPNLLGHETVQEVLEQASTWIPLVQKQCHPDTRKFLCSLFAPVCIDDLDEIIQPCHSLCEEVKESCAPVMSAFGFPWPDMLDCSRFPKDNDLCIPLASSDHILPVTREAPKVCDACKNKNEDDNDIVENLCKNDFALKIKVKEIAYINGDTKITPETKSKTIYKLNGLTERDLRKIVLWLKGGLQCTCDEMNDINVPYLVMGQKQAGELVITSLKRWQKGQRAFKRFSRSIRKLQC, from the exons ATGCAGCGCCGCCTCTgcgccctgctcctgctggcgtCCCAGTGCATGGGCTCGGCCGCCGGGCTCTTCCCCTTCGGGGAGCCCGACTTCTCCTACAAGCGCTCCAACTGCAAGCCCATCCCCGCCCCGATGCTGCTGTGCCGGGGCATCGAGTACCAGAGCATGCGGCTGCCCAACCTGCTGGGGCATGAGACGGTGcaggaggtgctggagcaggCCTCCACCTGGATCCCGCTGGTGCAGAAGCAGTGCCACCCCGACACCAGGAAGTTCCTCTGCTCCCTCTTCGCCCCCGTCTGCATCGACGACCTGGACGAGATCATCCAGCCCTGCCACTCGCTCTGCGAGGAGGTGAAGGAGAGCTGCGCCCCGGTGATGTCCGCCTTCGGCTTCCCCTGGCCCGACATGCTGGACTGCAGCCGCTTCCCCAAAGACAACGACCTCTGCATCCCGCTGGCCAGCAGCGACCACATCCTCCCGGTCACCAGGGAAG CACCCAAGGTCTGCGATGCCtgcaaaaacaaaaatgaagacgATAACGACATCGTGGAAAACCTCTGCAAAAATGACTTTG CCTTGAAGATAAAAGTGAAGGAGATTGCCTACATCAATGGGGATACCAAGATCACCCCTgaaacaaagagcaaaaccatCTACAAGCTGAATGGGCTGACGGAAAGGGATCTGAGGAAGATCGTGCTCTGGCTCAAAGGTGGCCTCCAGTGTACCTGTGATGAGATGAATGACATCAACGTCCCCTACTTGGTGATGGGGCAGAAGCAAGCTGGGGAACTGGTGATCACCTCGCTGAAGCGGTGGCAGAAAGGGCAGCGGGCTTTCAAACGGTTCTCCCGCAGCATCCGCAAACTGCAGTGCTAG